A region of Vanessa cardui chromosome 1, ilVanCard2.1, whole genome shotgun sequence DNA encodes the following proteins:
- the LOC124534259 gene encoding carboxylesterase 5A-like isoform X1 gives MDFVYILCLSLLSCTVVGQDPVVNLSQGRVVGIKVFTENSLKPIEVFFGIPYAAAPIGRLRFSPPERHLGWRRTLFAHRLPPRCPHLGNESDISEDCLYLNIWTPRRVDVSLQPVIIILYSDSWLKNGVNLPCQELAAEGFVVVTVAYRLHILAFFTLKSIGARGNLALLDQYMALIWVRENIATFGGDPNSITLAGHSAGADSVLLHMVSPRSKGLFHRAIIMSPQNIWKAIERDDDNNNSDIVKLSRGVAQSLGCLSETESEVLQCLKIQPLNDIMSQYSKNWTDIIQPIADNFLPESEQYLPTTLSAALASAKSPTIPVDVIIGTTDLETINYDNNYDEIIKLGGDYLYNQSISTVIPKLLRLMSLDRPETSILLPQIIQWEFLGANIRKENEKQTLKMIEAIARMETSAKWEAGCALLAARLARRISHLYVYHYSQPFGTDLKGQRFNFTGATHGAELFAVLGDALMLQIARRPSSQNEKEIFNKFRKYIKNFITFGSPGTQKEWPRYMVGDSYIHEVCNDDFTDYNQYKLIRRISFWLQYLPRLSNKLTLNEQAEKITISNDGNRLRGGVIALCGISVMFLLLLGASVVILHKWRTRRPLDIDSQVAS, from the exons AtggattttgtatatatattgtgtcTTTCTCTACTTTCGTGTACTGTCGTTGGTCAAGATCCAGTTGTAAATTTATCCCAAGGTCGTGTTGTTGGG atcaAAGTTTTTACTGAAAATTCACTAAAACCTATTGAAGTGTTTTTTGGCATACCATATGCAGCTGCACCAATTGGGAGATTAAGATTTTCG cCCCCTGAACGACATTTAGGTTGGAGAAGAACTTTATTTGCTCATCGCTTACCACCGCGATGTCCTCATTTGGGGAATGAAAGTGATATCAGTGAAGACTGTTTATATCTTAACATATGGACTCCGCGG AGAGTGGATGTAAGTTTGCAACCAGTAATCATTATTCTGTATAGTGATTCTTGGCTCAAAAATGGCGTTAATTTACCATGTCAAGAGTTAGCAGCGGAAGGTTTCGTGGTCGTAACTGTGGCTTACAGGCTCCATATTTTAGCATTTTTCACACTAAAATCGATTGGAGCACGCGGAAATCTTGCCCTACTAGATCAATATATGGCTTTAATATGGGTTCGAGAAAACATAGCAACATTTGGAGGAGATCCAAATTCCATCACTCTAGCGGGCCACTCCGCTGGAGCAGACAGTGTTCTGCTTCACATGGTGTCACCTCGGTCTAAAG GTTTATTTCATCGCGCCATCATTATGTCGCCGCAAAATATTTGGAAAGCAATTGAAAGGGATgacgataataataattccgACATCGTAAAATTATCAAGAGGCGTCGCACAATCTTTAGGCTGTTTGAGTGAAACAGAAAGTGAAGTTcttcaatgtttaaaaattcaacctttaaatgatataatgtCTCAATACtcg aaaAATTGGACAGATATTATTCAACCTATTGCCGATAATTTCTTACCAGAATCGGAACAATATTTACCAACAACGCTTTCAGCAGCGTTAGCCTCGGCAAAATCACCAACTATTCCTGTTGATGTAATTATAGGAACTACTGATCTGGAAACAATAAATTAtg ATAacaattacgatgaaattataaaacttggtggagattatttatacaatcaaaGTATATCAACAGTTATTCCAAAACTATTGCGTTTAATGTCATTGGACCGACCAGAAACTTCGATACTT TTACCACAGATAATTCAATGGGAATTTTTGGGTGCTAATATacgaaaagaaaatgaaaaacaaacgtTAAAAATGATAGAAGCAATTGCCAGAATGGAAACATCAGCTAAGTGGGAAGCGGGATGTGCTCTTCTGGCAGCGAGGCTCGCGCGTCgcatttcacatttatatgtttatcaTTACTCACAACCATTCGGGACGGATTTAAAAGGTCAACGATTTAATTTTACAG GCGCCACACACGGTGCTGAACTATTTGCAGTTTTAGGAGATGCTTTAATGCTCCAAATAGCGCGTCGACCGTCATcacaaaatgaaaaagaaatctTCAACAAATTTCggaaatacattaaaaacttcatTACATTTGG gTCACCAGGCACTCAAAAGGAATGGCCAAGATATATGGTGGGAGACTCGTATATACACGAAGTATGTAATGACGACTTTACTGATTACAACCAATACAAGCTCATAAGGAGGATATCTTTTTGGCTTCAGTATTTACCACGTTTATCaaataaacttactttaaaTGAACAAGCCGAAAAAATAACTATTAGCAACg ATGGCAATCGGCTCCGTGGTGGCGTTATAGCATTGTGCGGCATTTCAGTCATGTTTTTATTGCTGTTGGGTGCCAGCGTTGttatattgcataaatggcGAACTCGACGGCCCTTGGACATCGATTCTCAAGTAGCAAGCTAA
- the LOC124533013 gene encoding protein mono-ADP-ribosyltransferase PARP16 isoform X1 codes for MDREFDGLSDTGTNCNIATNSDSLSENQAKLDTLEKKAVHLRLVLEKDFKAADVKWSLFVAAAFSFRYESCLRPFPPVFIKNGIKDMDELLSVITDVPALDLVLQQLDNLDNLANISDILDLLFYVLVRLKEPSLKTVPPEAHEAILTYTNSSLPAPKPQYIFQCVSSNNSNSELKWKELSKDHKVFYAYYGNRLENFFTILNFGLQQHLNKTTSMGGGVYLTPELSISLPYSHVGFGWGASCLGGHLSCVAMCEVIDAPEGINYQKPVSNEGKGDSAYEDEKNKMIVDQNGGSRLVHYVVTNCDLIKVRYLLVYAKQPTSMRFSSSSSNRDAGLRQWFARHKLFSILLGYGLMLATIGFANNQPIQYYYKFLLKKLDMAISNAKM; via the exons atggatAGAGAATTTGATGGTCTATCAGATACAGGTACAAATTGCAACATAGCCACAAATTCAGATTCCTTATCAGAAAATCAAGCAAAGTTAGATACTTTAGAGAAAAAGGCAGTTCATCTAAG atTAGTACTCGAAAAGGACTTtaaggcagcggatgtaaaaTGGAGTTTATTTGTAGCAGCAGCCTTTAGCTTCAGATATGAAAGTTGCCTAAGACCGTTCCCgcctgtttttataaaaaatgggaTTAAAGACATGGATGAATTG cTTAGCGTTATAACAGATGTACCAGCTCTGGATTTAGTTTTACAACAGTTAGACAATCTTGATAACTTGGCCAATATAAGTGATATTCTTGATTTACTGTTTTATGTACTTGTAAGATTAAAAGAACCATCTTTAAAAACTGTACCACCGGAAGCG CATGAAGCAATATTAACGTATACAAACTCCTCGTTGCCGGCGCCGAAAccacaatatatttttcaatgtgtTAGTTCAAATAACTCGAATTCAGAGTTAAAATGGAAAGAGTTGTCAAAAGATCATAAAGTATTTTATGCTTACTACGGAAATCGTTTGGAAAACTTTTTTACGATATTGAACTTTGGACTACAACAACACTTAAATAAG acAACATCAATGGGAGGTGGTGTGTATTTGACTCCAGAGTTGAGTATAAGTTTGCCATATAGCCACGTAGGTTTTGGCTGGGGGGCTAGTTGTCTCGGTGGTCATCTATCATGTGTTGCAATGTGCGAAGTTATCGACGCTCCTGAAGGAATAAATTACCAGAAACCTGTTTCAAACGAAGGTAAAG GTGATAGTGCATATgaagatgaaaaaaataaaatgatcgtCGACCAAAATGGTGGATCTCGGCTCGTACATTATGTTGTTACCAATTGTGATTTAATAAAAGTGCGCTACTTATTGGTGTACGCCAAGCAACCTACTTCCATGAGATTTTCTTCAAGCAGCTCAAATAGAGATG CGGGTCTACGTCAGTGGTTCGCAAGACATAAGCTGTTTTCTATTCTTCTTGGATACGGTCTAATGCTAGCAACTATTGGTTTTGCAAATAATCAACCCATACAGTACTATTACAAATTTTTACTAAAGAAATTAGATATGGCAATCAGCAATGCAAAAATGTAA
- the LOC124533023 gene encoding splicing factor 3B subunit 6: protein MALALQRRANVRLPPEVNRILYIRNLPYKISAEEMYDIFGKYGAIRQIRVGNTPETRGTAFVVYEDIFDAKNACDNLSGFNVCNRYLVVLYYRSNKAFKGMDIEKKQEELDTLKKKYGISTDELHK from the exons ATGGCATTAGCACTGCAAAGACGGGCAAAT GTGAGGCTTCCGCCAGAAGTTAACAGAATTTTATACATAAGAAATCTACCATATAAAATTTCAGCTGAGGAAATGTATGATATTTTTGGTAAATACGGAGCTATACGACAAATAAGAGT TGGAAATACACCAGAAACAAGAGGAACAGCATTTGTTGTGTATGAGGACATTTTCGATGCTAAAAATGCTTGTGACAATTTATCTGGTTTCAATGTATGCAACAGATATTtagttgtattgtattatagatCAAACAAAGCATTTAAGGGAATGGATATTGAAAAGAAGCAAGAAGAATTAGatacattaaagaaaaaatatggcATTTCAACTGATGagcttcataaataa
- the LOC124534259 gene encoding acetylcholinesterase-like isoform X2 has product MALIWVRENIATFGGDPNSITLAGHSAGADSVLLHMVSPRSKGLFHRAIIMSPQNIWKAIERDDDNNNSDIVKLSRGVAQSLGCLSETESEVLQCLKIQPLNDIMSQYSKNWTDIIQPIADNFLPESEQYLPTTLSAALASAKSPTIPVDVIIGTTDLETINYDNNYDEIIKLGGDYLYNQSISTVIPKLLRLMSLDRPETSILLPQIIQWEFLGANIRKENEKQTLKMIEAIARMETSAKWEAGCALLAARLARRISHLYVYHYSQPFGTDLKGQRFNFTGATHGAELFAVLGDALMLQIARRPSSQNEKEIFNKFRKYIKNFITFGSPGTQKEWPRYMVGDSYIHEVCNDDFTDYNQYKLIRRISFWLQYLPRLSNKLTLNEQAEKITISNDGNRLRGGVIALCGISVMFLLLLGASVVILHKWRTRRPLDIDSQVAS; this is encoded by the exons ATGGCTTTAATATGGGTTCGAGAAAACATAGCAACATTTGGAGGAGATCCAAATTCCATCACTCTAGCGGGCCACTCCGCTGGAGCAGACAGTGTTCTGCTTCACATGGTGTCACCTCGGTCTAAAG GTTTATTTCATCGCGCCATCATTATGTCGCCGCAAAATATTTGGAAAGCAATTGAAAGGGATgacgataataataattccgACATCGTAAAATTATCAAGAGGCGTCGCACAATCTTTAGGCTGTTTGAGTGAAACAGAAAGTGAAGTTcttcaatgtttaaaaattcaacctttaaatgatataatgtCTCAATACtcg aaaAATTGGACAGATATTATTCAACCTATTGCCGATAATTTCTTACCAGAATCGGAACAATATTTACCAACAACGCTTTCAGCAGCGTTAGCCTCGGCAAAATCACCAACTATTCCTGTTGATGTAATTATAGGAACTACTGATCTGGAAACAATAAATTAtg ATAacaattacgatgaaattataaaacttggtggagattatttatacaatcaaaGTATATCAACAGTTATTCCAAAACTATTGCGTTTAATGTCATTGGACCGACCAGAAACTTCGATACTT TTACCACAGATAATTCAATGGGAATTTTTGGGTGCTAATATacgaaaagaaaatgaaaaacaaacgtTAAAAATGATAGAAGCAATTGCCAGAATGGAAACATCAGCTAAGTGGGAAGCGGGATGTGCTCTTCTGGCAGCGAGGCTCGCGCGTCgcatttcacatttatatgtttatcaTTACTCACAACCATTCGGGACGGATTTAAAAGGTCAACGATTTAATTTTACAG GCGCCACACACGGTGCTGAACTATTTGCAGTTTTAGGAGATGCTTTAATGCTCCAAATAGCGCGTCGACCGTCATcacaaaatgaaaaagaaatctTCAACAAATTTCggaaatacattaaaaacttcatTACATTTGG gTCACCAGGCACTCAAAAGGAATGGCCAAGATATATGGTGGGAGACTCGTATATACACGAAGTATGTAATGACGACTTTACTGATTACAACCAATACAAGCTCATAAGGAGGATATCTTTTTGGCTTCAGTATTTACCACGTTTATCaaataaacttactttaaaTGAACAAGCCGAAAAAATAACTATTAGCAACg ATGGCAATCGGCTCCGTGGTGGCGTTATAGCATTGTGCGGCATTTCAGTCATGTTTTTATTGCTGTTGGGTGCCAGCGTTGttatattgcataaatggcGAACTCGACGGCCCTTGGACATCGATTCTCAAGTAGCAAGCTAA
- the LOC124532875 gene encoding tudor domain-containing protein 7B — translation MADKEQVIQALRATLISVKGALTVKQCNRDYRELQGEWIPYKKLGYPTLEKLFQDVPGFKITQINGDWVVDAIASQETQHIASMVSRQKSNKKNNLKLNYQNRIPKKQGSWRKPTSSSYYSSNYSNQYSNQLYRAKSNTPFINNNYNNNKSNKYNKTYDTKTSSQNVKNYKASTENQDKIVINTSKRLNPTSQITRDSEEQKHSIKNEKETEGRGVGKISASQRLSNLRDRLNTVDLIPLQLPAHNDYTEISDLVTHVAPAHTLEPPPDSTSSIEKLEWTCRKLGLPQPTYTVLDLRPKRGPACFHCSIKVGQSYTVSSYPESSSPSEELAKELAAVKLLAVIESSEMAGLPTSSPAGALQALAALVADSEAGIWATHVPHLYREKYNENLPNNWLELVENCPLILKDRLVSGLVLLPNNEDVKSLLIESISLEETIDSDLPPLQFPEDDYWNVFITVANSTLEVWLRIIGLQYSDAFEVLLADMVEYYDHGGTTVDKSMIIKNAWYAVKLDDGGWQRAKIIEIEDDKATVFLGDHGDDDTVHFSNIKILEPQFRKLPAQAVLCRLEGAEELAASETGAALVRRRLLGEVMVAMPGPRTDPTDPSVAVVLYDTSTPRDLNLNKEIVHDFCIAGAFSLTQKLCAVEVGCVTEEGRVWVSRAGGADTVRAALALLTAGPYRRPLPAAPHAPPTQPNALYIVRTLAGDWVRCIIISGLDGEGTVRTQLVDSGLILRAPLSSLVPLSAFSPALDAYPYQAVQVRLGAAERVASSMVQRLRELLLGAPVLCRALPASTPTTPTAGGPAGAPAQHVELFARSGPENFLVPVNISILMEYEYLQLANPKEEEKESSKHLEELHKKKERIFGAAAAGDARDAREPRDARAPLPPPALPAPGKCFDVFVSMAANPWNFVVQPNSTRPTLLTMMASLQVECPKIPESEAPAKPASGQLYTAYYDKDESWYRVVVANAVSTEMVSVYFCDFGDLTLFSTKALRPVPAAVPLARSLPPQAIKARLYDVKPLHQDWTVDDCIRFQDLCVEQQFVGVCKEVSKDPINPTEPLLILDLIDTSTDEDIYINKQLVTEDRARLASAS, via the exons ATGGCAGATAAAGAACAAGTTATCCAGGCTTTGAGAGCTACACTTATATCAGTGAAAGGGGCTTTAACTGTTAAACAATGCAACC GTGATTACCGTGAACTACAAGGAGAATGGattccatataaaaaattaGGTTATCCAACATTAGAAAAACTATTTCAAGATGTTCCtggatttaaaattacacaaataaatgGAGATTGGGTTGTTGATGCTATTGCAAGCCAGGAAACACAACACATAGCTTCAATGGTGTCACGACagaagtcaaataaaaaaaacaatttgaaattaaactatCAA aaTCGGATACCAAAAAAACAAGGATCTTGGAGGAAGCCAACTTCATCATCTTATTATTCGTCCAACTACAGTAATCAATATTCAAATCAGTTATATCGGGCAAAGTCTAATACACCATTTATTAAcaacaattacaacaacaacaag agtaataagtataataaaacttatgatACTAAAACTTCATCTCAAAATGTGAAAAATTACAAAGCATCAACTGAAAATCAAgacaaaattgttataaatacatcAAAACGTTTAAACCCAACTTCGCAAATTACAAGGGACTCCGAAGAA CAAAAACATtccattaaaaatgaaaaagagACTGAAGGAAGAGGTGTTGGCAAAATTTCGGCATCACAAAGGTTGTCTAATTTACGCGATAGACTGAATACAGTTGACTTGATACCCCTGCAACTTCCAGCTCACAATGATTATACG GAAATTAGTGATCTTGTGACTCATGTAGCACCTGCTCATACATTGGAGCCTCCGCCAGATTCGACATCTTCTATTGAAAAACTCGAATGGACTTGTCGCAAGTTAGGGCTGCCTCAGCCCACTTACACGGTTCTCGACTTACGACCCAAGCGTGGCCCTGCCTGTTTCCACTGTTCAATCAAG GTGGGCCAGTCGTACACTGTGTCGTCGTACCCGGAATCATCGTCACCTTCGGAGGAGCTGGCCAAGGAGCTGGCGGCCGTCAAGCTGCTGGCCGTCATCGAGAGCTCGGAGATGGCGGGGCTGCCCACGTCGAGCCCGGCCGGCGCGCTGCAGGCGCTGGCCGCGCTCGTGGCCGACAGCGAGGCCGGCATCTGGGCCACGCACGTGCCGCATCTCTACag gGAGAAATATAACGAAAATTTACCGAACAACTGGCTGGAGTTGGTGGAAAACTGCCCCCTTATCCTAAAGGATAGACTGGTCAGTGGATTGGTACTTTTACCGAACAATGAg GACGTAAAATCGCTATTAATCGAGTCTATATCTTTAGAAGAAACGATCGACAGTGATTTACCACCATTGCAATTTCCAGAGGATGACTATTGGAATGTATTCATTACCGTAGCGAATTCAACTCTCGAAGTTTGGCTCAGGATTATTGGCCTTCAATATAGT GATGCTTTCGAAGTTCTTCTAGCCGATATGGTCGAATATTATGATCATGGTGGCACCACAGTGGATAAAtctatgattataaaaaatgcctg GTATGCAGTAAAACTGGACGACGGTGGATGGCAACGAGCGAAAATAATTGAAATCGAAGACGACAAAGCGACCGTTTTTCTTGGAGACCATGGAGACGACGATACCGTTCATTTTAGCAACATAAAAATTCTCGAACCACAATTCCGCAAACTGCCTGCGCAG GCGGTCCTGTGTCGGCTGGAGGGCGCGGAGGAGTTGGCGGCGAGCGAGACGGGCGCGGCGCTGGTGCGGCGCCGCTTGCTCGGGGAGGTCATGGTGGCCATGCCCGGCCCGCGCACCGACCCCACCGACCCCTCCGTGGCCGTCGTGCTCTACGACACGTCCACGCCGCGAGACCTCAATCTCAACAAGGAGATCGTGCACGACTTCTGCATCGCAGGCGCCTTCTCGCTCACGCAG AAGCTGTGCGCGGTGGAGGTGGGCTGCGTGACGGAGGAGGGCCGCGTGTGGGTGTCGCGCGCGGGCGGCGCCGACACGGTGCGCGCGGCGCTGGCGCTGCTCACGGCCGGCCCCTACCGCCGCCCGCTGCCCGccgcgccgcacgcgccgccCACGCAGCCCAACGCGCTCTACATCGTGCGCACGCTCGCCGGCGACTG GGTCCGGTGTATTATCATCAGCGGCCTAGACGGCGAGGGCACGGTGCGCACGCAGCTCGTAGACAGCGGGCTCATTTTGCGTGCGCCGCTCTCCTCCCTCGTGCCGTTGAGCGCCTTTTCGCCCGCACTCGACGCCTACCCCTACCAG GCGGTGCAGGTGCGCCTGGGCGCGGCGGAGCGTGTGGCGAGCAGCATGGTGCAGCGCCTGCGCGAGTTGCTGCTAGGTGCGCCCGTGCTGTGCCGCGCGTTACCCGCGTCTACGCCCACCACTCCGACTGCAGGCGGCCCGGCGGGCGCGCCAGCGCAGCACGTCGAGTTGTTTGCTCGCTCGGGTCCCGAAAACTTCCTCGTTCCCGTCAACATTTCGATACTCATGGAGTACGAGTATCTGCAACT CGCAAACCCGAAGGAGGAGGAGAAGGAGTCGTCGAAGCACCTCGAGGAGCTCCACAAGAAGAAGGAGCGCATCTTCGGCGCGGCGGCGGCCGGCGACGCCCGCGACGCCCGCGAGCCGCGCGACGCGCGCGCGCCCCTCCCGCCGCCCGCGCTGCCCGCGCCCGGCAAGTGCTTCGACGTGTTCGTCTCCATGGCCGCCAACCCCTGGAACTTTGTC GTTCAGCCGAACAGCACCAGACCTACGCTGCTGACGATGATGGCGTCGTTGCAAGTGGAGTGCCCGAAAATACCCGAATCCGAGGCACCGGCCAAACCGGCGAGCGGTCAACTTTATACGGCATATTACGATAAGGATGAATCTTGGTACAG GGTCGTGGTGGCGAATGCGGTGTCCACGGAGATGGTGTCGGTGTACTTCTGCGACTTCGGCGACCTGACGCTGTTCAGCACCAAGGCGCTGCGGCCCGTGCCGGCCGCCGTGCCGCTCGCGCGCTCGCTGCCGCCGCAAGCCATCAAGGCGCGTCTCTACG ATGTAAAACCTCTTCATCAAGACTGGACTGTTGATGATTGTATTAGATTTCAAGACTTATGTGTGGAGCAACAATTCGTTGGTGTTTGTAAGGAAGTTAGCAAAGATCCGATAAACCCTACTGAACCTTTACTCATCCTTGACCTGATAGATACCTCCACAGAcgaagatatttatataaacaaacaattagTCACTGAAGATAGAGCGCGACTAGCTTCAGCTTCTTAA
- the LOC124533013 gene encoding protein mono-ADP-ribosyltransferase PARP16 isoform X2, with protein sequence MDREFDGLSDTGTNCNIATNSDSLSENQAKLDTLEKKAVHLRLVLEKDFKAADVKWSLFVAAAFSFRYESCLRPFPPVFIKNGIKDMDELLSVITDVPALDLVLQQLDNLDNLANISDILDLLFYVLVRLKEPSLKTVPPEAHEAILTYTNSSLPAPKPQYIFQCVSSNNSNSELKWKELSKDHKVFYAYYGNRLENFFTILNFGLQQHLNKTTSMGGGVYLTPELSISLPYSHVGFGWGASCLGGHLSCVAMCEVIDAPEGINYQKPVSNEGDSAYEDEKNKMIVDQNGGSRLVHYVVTNCDLIKVRYLLVYAKQPTSMRFSSSSSNRDAGLRQWFARHKLFSILLGYGLMLATIGFANNQPIQYYYKFLLKKLDMAISNAKM encoded by the exons atggatAGAGAATTTGATGGTCTATCAGATACAGGTACAAATTGCAACATAGCCACAAATTCAGATTCCTTATCAGAAAATCAAGCAAAGTTAGATACTTTAGAGAAAAAGGCAGTTCATCTAAG atTAGTACTCGAAAAGGACTTtaaggcagcggatgtaaaaTGGAGTTTATTTGTAGCAGCAGCCTTTAGCTTCAGATATGAAAGTTGCCTAAGACCGTTCCCgcctgtttttataaaaaatgggaTTAAAGACATGGATGAATTG cTTAGCGTTATAACAGATGTACCAGCTCTGGATTTAGTTTTACAACAGTTAGACAATCTTGATAACTTGGCCAATATAAGTGATATTCTTGATTTACTGTTTTATGTACTTGTAAGATTAAAAGAACCATCTTTAAAAACTGTACCACCGGAAGCG CATGAAGCAATATTAACGTATACAAACTCCTCGTTGCCGGCGCCGAAAccacaatatatttttcaatgtgtTAGTTCAAATAACTCGAATTCAGAGTTAAAATGGAAAGAGTTGTCAAAAGATCATAAAGTATTTTATGCTTACTACGGAAATCGTTTGGAAAACTTTTTTACGATATTGAACTTTGGACTACAACAACACTTAAATAAG acAACATCAATGGGAGGTGGTGTGTATTTGACTCCAGAGTTGAGTATAAGTTTGCCATATAGCCACGTAGGTTTTGGCTGGGGGGCTAGTTGTCTCGGTGGTCATCTATCATGTGTTGCAATGTGCGAAGTTATCGACGCTCCTGAAGGAATAAATTACCAGAAACCTGTTTCAAACGAAG GTGATAGTGCATATgaagatgaaaaaaataaaatgatcgtCGACCAAAATGGTGGATCTCGGCTCGTACATTATGTTGTTACCAATTGTGATTTAATAAAAGTGCGCTACTTATTGGTGTACGCCAAGCAACCTACTTCCATGAGATTTTCTTCAAGCAGCTCAAATAGAGATG CGGGTCTACGTCAGTGGTTCGCAAGACATAAGCTGTTTTCTATTCTTCTTGGATACGGTCTAATGCTAGCAACTATTGGTTTTGCAAATAATCAACCCATACAGTACTATTACAAATTTTTACTAAAGAAATTAGATATGGCAATCAGCAATGCAAAAATGTAA